The Oleispira antarctica RB-8 genome contains the following window.
TGGTCTGAAAACGCGACCATTGGTTATTGCCCACAAGACAGTACTGCAGACTTTGATTGCGATCTTGATTTGTTTGAATGGATGTCTCAGTGGCGCACGGCTAAGCATGATGACCTTATGGTTCGTGGTTTATTGGGCCGTTTATTGTTCGGCGCAGATGACATCGTTAAGAAAGCCAAGGTCTGTTCGGGTGGTGAAAAGAACCGTTTATTATTTGGTAAGTTAATGATGATGGATCTTAACGTACTGGTAATGGATGAGCCGACTAACCACTTGGATATGGAAGCGATTGAAGCGTTGAACATTGCCTTGGAAGAGTTTGATGGCACGTTGATTTTCGTCAGCCACGATAGAGAGTTCGTTTCTTCTTTGGCAACTCGAATTGTTGAAATTAAAGATAAAGAAGTGATTGATTTCCACGGTACTTATGATGAGTATTTGGCGAATCAAGAATTGGCTGAAAAAGCGGCTAAAAAGAAGTCTTAAGTTGATAATGCTTTGCTAATGATTTAATTAGCTTTTGTTATATTAAAAAACCAGCAGTCATTATGACTTTGCTGGTTTTTTTGTCTTTTCAGTACGAGTAAAATAAACCTCTACTTTTATAGGGCATGAATATGCTAATTGAAAATAATTCTAATATTGTAAAATCGTCACAAGAATTAACATTGAAAAATGGCGAGCAGGTTGAGGCGCTTGAGCTGATAAATGGCCAGATACTTATTTTAGCGCATAATAATTTAAGTCTTTATAAAGACCTTATGTCGATAGAAGACCCTTTAGCGAATGGTTTGCTGCACTCAGCGGAATTAACCGCCGCGTATTATTTAAAGCAAGAAGAGGGGCGTTTTATGAAAATGACTCGCTCTGGTCTAGTAGGTTTGTTTGACGATAAGGTTATTCTCATAACCCCAAACGATATTCAGTTATTCCCTAATCGTGCGAGTGCACTACGTAACCAAGACGAAATAGTCGTATTTAATCTTGGTTAGTCTAGCTATTCTGCTAATGGCATCACTCTGATTAAGATGCCTAGCATAGGGTGGTCGATATAATGCAATTCTGAGCTGCGCATTCTTCTACTTTGTTTTATAAGCGCTGCTCGCAGAGGTATTTCAGTAATGGTTGTTAGTGGTGTACTGTTCTTAGCTGTTGCTATACTACTTTTATGCTCCTCATTGCTGGGTAGAATATTAATCGCTTGATCCAGCGTATGTTGATCTTCTAAATTTTGCCAATGCTGAACTTTTAAGTTCGATACTAGGTGTAAATAACGACTGCGATAAAGGTATAGGTTTCCGGTAATCTCTATTTCGGATAGGGGTGTTTTGCTATTTTTAGGCGCATTGGTATTCAGTGCCGTTTTGACATCGATATGAATTTGATTTTCATTTAATAATGCATCTTTTTCATCCGGAATAGGTTGGCGCCATTTTTTATTCCAGACAATGGTCAATTCTTTTGCGCGTTCAAATCTTGCTACATCTCTTTCGAATGCTAAACCACTTTCTTTAAAAGGAATTTCTAGGGGGGGCTGTTTGTTTGACGGCTCACCTTTTTGAACATTAAATAGTCCTTCAGTATTGTTGTCTTGATTCCACCAGTTTAACCAAGCCCAAGGGTCAGCCATTGTTAGGGCTGAGTCACTTACAAGAATGTCATCGCTCCCTAAGATATTACTGGATTCAGCTTCTAGTATTCCAGACCAGTTTTCATCATCAAACTTTTGATCGTCTTGATAACTAATAAGAGCCAGCTCAACTTCATACCAGCGTGGCGCTTCTGCGAATGAGGGTAGGCTAATGACTAACATGAATACTAAGCATGCTAGTCGTGTATTAAAGGGTGATGAAAAGGTTAAACGATTCATTATGCGTTGGGGTCCTTTTGCAGGTCGAGTAATAAGCGTTCGATGACTGCGAGTCTTTGATCAATTTCGGGCATGTTCTCAATAAACTTAAGGGCTTGTCCACCTTCAAGTTTATAAGTTGCGGGGCGGGTTTGAACAATTTGAATGAGTCGGAACGGATCAATGTTGGTTTCGCGGCCAAATTCAATGCGCCCAGACTCTGGCCCTGCGTCTAGTTTTTGAATACCAAGAGGTGTGAGCTGTAGTTTAAGTGACGTTACTTTAAACAAGTTCTTCACTTGTTCGGGTAATAGACCAAAGCGGTCGATCATTTCAACTTGCAGCTCTCGCAAGTCATTATCGTTCTGTGCATTGGAAATGCGCTTGTACAAGGTAAGGCGGCTATTAACGTCGGGCAGGTAATCATCAGGAATCAATGATGGTACATGCAGATTAACTTCAGCGCCTTGGTGTAGTGGAATTTCTGCGTTAGGATTTTTACCGGATTGAATTGACTTCACGGCCTGTTCTAGCATTTCCATATACAAGCTAAAGCCAATACCTTGAATATGTCCGCTTTGCTCTTCACCTAATAGTTCACCTGCGCCACGAATTTCTAAATCGTGTGAGGCCAACATAAAGCCTGCTCCAAGATCTTGTGAACTTTGAATAGCATCGAGACGTTTGCCAGCATCTTTACTCAGTTTTTTACCATCTGGCGTTAACAAGTAAGCATAGGCTTGGTGATGCGAACGGCCCACTCGGCCTCGTAATTGATGTAGTTGTGCAAGCCCAAATTTGTCAGCGCGATCGATAATAATGGTATTGGCTGAAGGTATGTCGATACCGGTTTCAATAATGGTGGTACAGACCAACACATTAGAGCGTTTGTGATAAAAATCTTTCATGACGGATTCAAGTTCGCGCTCGGTCATTTGACCGTGGGCGATGGATACTCGTGCTTCAGGAATCAATTCGCTGATTTCACGGGCCGCTTTTTCAATGCTTTTTACTTCGTTGTGCAGGTAATAAACTTGCCCGCCACGAAGAATTTCTCGCAGCAGTGCTTCTTTTACGGTTGGTTTATCGTATTGGCGCACAAAGGTTTTGACCGATAAGCGCTTTGCTGGTGGGGTGGCGATAATCGAAAGGTCACGCACGCTGGCCATGGCCATATTGAGCGTTCGAGGAATGGGCGTTGCGGTCAGCGTTAAAATATCCACTTCCGATCTTAAGGCTTTAATACGTTCTTTTTGCTGAACACCAAAACGGTGTTCTTCATCGATCATTAATAATCCCAACTCATGAAAGACGATGTCTTTCTGCAGCAGCTTATGAGTACCAATAACAATGTCGGCTTTACCTTCGCGCATTTTATCTAACGCAACTTGGGTTTCTTTGGCCGACTTAAAGCGTGATAGTACTTCAATTTGAACGGGCCAATCCGCAAAGCGATCTTTAAAGTTTTCATAATGTTGTTGAGCAAGCAAGGTAGTAGGAACCAAAATCGCGACTTGCTTGCCACTTTGCACCGCCATAAACGCGGCGCGCATCGCCACTTCTGTTTTACCAAAACCTACGTCACCACACACCAAGCGATCCATTGGCTTACGGCTGGTCATATCACTGATCACGGCTTCAATTGCAGTTTGCTGATCAGGTGTTTCTTCGAACGGGAACGCCGCTGCAAAGCGCTCGTAATCTTGATCGGGCTTTTCAAACTTAAAACCAACACGAGCTTCACGGCGGGCATAAATATCCAGAAGTTCAGCGGCGGTATCGCGAATTTTTTCTTGAGCTTTACGCTTAGCAACCGCCCATTTTTCTGTGCCGAGTTTGTTGAGTGCTGGGCCGCCTTCACTATCACCGCCATAACGAGATATAAGATGTAGCGACGATACTGGCACATAAAGCTTGGATTCACCGGCATAGGCCAGCATAAGGAATTCGTTAACTTGGTTATCGATCTCGAGCGTCTTCAGGCCTAAATAACGGCCAATACCATGATCTAGGTGAACAACGGGGCTGCCTTCTTTTAATTCGGTGAGATCACGAATAATGTTTTCGGCTTGGCCTTTGCTCTTGCTACGACGACGGCGCTGCATAATGCGTTGGCCAAATAGCTGGTTCTCGCTGATAACAATCAGTTCAGCGATACCATTGTCGTTGCTGATCACAAGCCCTTTATCCAGCGGTGCGATCGTGATACCGATGGTATCTTTAGCGGTGATGAAGTCTGACCAAGAGGCTGTTTCGGCTGGGCGAATATGAATGCGTTGTAGCAATTCGCGCACGGCTTCTCGACGACCTGCGGATTCGGTGCAGAATAAAATGCGAGTGCTATCTGATATGAGAGTGTGATCTAGAAAAGCTTTAAGCAGCGTTAATGGCTCTTCGGCTTGAGCGTTGATGCTGATATCGCCAATGTCGAAGGTATTAAATTGCTCGCTGCCTGCGCGATCAGGGGCTTCTTCGCCATACCACTGTACGCGTGGGAATTGATTAAACGCAGAGAACAGTTCCTCGGGGTTTAAAAATAAATGTTTAGGCGCAACCAGAGGGCGGCGAATGTCGTGACGTCGGTCTTCGTAGCGCAACTGCACATCATCACGAAACTGCTTGGCAGCGGCTTCGACTTCGCTATCATGAATAATTAATGTGGACTTAGGTAAAAAGTCGAATAGGTTACTCAGCTCACCAAAGAAAAGTGGCAAATAGTACTCAATCCCCGCAGGCGCAATGCCTTGGCTAACATCGGTATATAAAGACGACAATTTAGGGTCTGTCTCAAAAAACTCATACCAATTTTGACGAAAATTGCGCTGGCCTTCTTTGTGCAGAGGGTATTCATTGGCAGGTAAAACGCGTATCTGATCGATTTTATCCGCGGTGCGCTGGGTATCAGGATCGAAGGTTCTTAGGGTTTCTACTTCGTCATCAAATAACTCAATACGAAACGGCTTGTCTTCACCCATTGGGAAAATATCAAAAATCGCCCCACGCAAAGCAAATTCGCCGTGTTCATAGACATTATCAACGCAGCTGTAACCGGCATTTTCTAACTGTAAGCGCAGGGTTTCAACATTCAGTTTCTGCCCCAAATCGATGATTAAACTGTTGGCTTGTAAAAACTCTTTCGGCGCAGTTTTATGCAGCAAGGTGCTGATAGGAACGATGAGTAAGCCATGCTCAATCAGCGGTAGCTGTGAAAAGGTATAAAGTCGCTGAGAAATAATGTCTTGGTGAGGCGAGAACGTATCGTACGGTAAGATTTCCCAGTCGGGCAAATGCAGTACTGGCAGATCTTCAGCAAAGAAGGCAATCTCTTCTTCAAGGCGCTGGGCCGTAAGAGTATCTTTGGTAATGACTAAGGTTAAGCCAAGGTACTGTTGCGCCGCGCTAGCAATGGCGAGTGCTTGGTTACTGTTATTTAACGCCCCCCAAAATCGACGATCACCTGCTTTGGTAGGGATGGCAGGGAAAAGAGGGCTGGCAATAGATGGCTTAGACATTAATCGACTCTATTTTCTAACGGTGTAAATGGCGCTTAGTGTAGCGGATGCGGGCTGGGTTAAAAAGGGCATTCTCTAGTGGAGAGGCGGGTAATAGAGAAGCCGTCGCTCAGCTATTACAAATCACAGCAGGTCTTGCAGCATTGGCAGCGATGGTTAGCTTATTAATAGGCCGTGCCTTGTTCTACATTCTAGTGATTCCAACGACTATGCCTCAAGTAGGTATTGCGCCAGCTTGTCATCATCACTAGAAGTTAAAGTCAGTCGTATAGTGCAGGCACTTAATGATAAATATTTAGCTTAAGTTGTTATAAAAGAAGAGGTGGGCAATGCCCACCTTTTTTTATGCATACAGTTTAATAAATAATTATTGTCAGAAGAAAGACATGAACATTGAAGATGTATTAAATAAAACGTGTTTGATCGGCCTAAGCTACATCAATACCAATGGCGATCTTTTAAAGCAAGCTCAGTATGCAGGCACCGTCATCACTGTGGATAAGGAAGAAGGCATTACCGTTAAGCTCGACGCTATCAAGGGTGCTGAGAAAGGCAAAAAATCCGAGACTCCGAATTTCCATATTCCTGCGTCTTTAGAGGCTTGGTTTATCGCGCCTAAAGGGCATTATAAAAATGCCGAGCATCATATCGATATAGTAGATCCCGATTATTTTGTGACTTGGGATGTTGTGAAGAAGAAGGACGATACAGAAGAGGGGCAGCAAGAGTGGTGGGAATGGCATCCGCAGAGTCAGGCGCCTCGGGTGAACTGATATAATGCTTTTAGAGGGTAAGTTATAGGGATATAGTAGAAATCTATACATGATAATATATCTTATTGATATACACTTCGTATTTGTTCAAAACTTACAATGGACTCCAGTATTAAAATATTCATAAATAATTTCCCAAATCCAGTTCATAAGCTGGTTTCAATTGGTAGTTCAGGAAAAGCTATTAAAAAAACATCACCTACTATATTAACTGGTTTTGATATGGGGGGAAGTGTTAAGGATTTGATGAATAATGCAATGAGTAAGTTCTTTTTGAGCTTAATTCTTTATGATGAAGTAATTGTTACTGATAGTGTTTTTAAAAAAATAATTTTATGTATAGGGCTTGAAAACTGTCTGGTTTTATTGGAGACAAAAAAAATAAAATTGATATATGATAAAGTTGATTTTGAGCTGGAGTTTTTGAATCGATCTGGCTCAAGATTAAAGCTTACGAATAATATGGTAGTGATACCATTGGTATATTATGTTGATAGAAACTTTAAAGAGTTTTCAAATAAGAAATCATTAAAATCAAAGTTTGTTCAGTATCTCGAAAACTCGTTGCTAGAGGATGTTCAGTCGCTGGAAGATGATGCGGATAATAGTATTTATCAACATGCATTTGATGAGCTGATTAAAGAGGTTGCCTCACCAGAGATATCTAATAAGTTTCTCCATGGTGTAGAAACAATTCAGGATATGGACCCATTTCAAGCGACTAAGGCAATGCGATTACTGAATACTCTAAAAGGATTTTCTTTTCAACAGAAAAGTGGTGCAGATGTAATTCTTCAGGATGCTTTTTCAAAAGATTACCTTAATACAAAACTAGCATTTATATTGAAAAGTGAGTCTGTTGATAAAATAGATTTCTTTAGTGAAATAACAAAAATAAAAGGAATTCCTGATATATACCATTTATTGAAGACTAATGTTCTTGATATTCATGACATCGTTAGATTTACTGCCTCGAATGAGTCTAAGTTTTTTAGAGATTGGTATACGAATGAAGATATTTCTAAAGAAGATATATATTTAAAGTTGATGAGTAATAAGAAGGGCGGTGTGTTAAGTAAGGGGGTGCGATGGCTGTACCCGAATATTGTTGGGCTGGTAAACCCTGTCTTAGGTGGTATTGCATCAGGAATAGATAGTTTTATTGTAGAAAAAATAGCTAATGGCTGGAGTCCAAATATTTTTCTGGATGACTTCCTGAAATCTAATATTGATTTACTGATAGAAAAACAAGAAAGATCAATTAAAAAACAAGAAATCATTAAACGTTTCGGATCTGTTAAGCCAAACACTCTATGCCCGTGCCAAAGTGGATTGAAATTTAAGAAATGTCATGGATATGATTGATGAATATTGTCGATTAATTTGAGATTAAGGATTGTTTGTGAACTCACTTAATATGTTGGTGATATATTCTCAGTTACTGAGAATTTAGCTGCTGGTCAGATAAGTATCAGGTGATCGATATCATTATCGCATGCGCCAGTATTATTCCTGTTAATAAAGACACCTATTATTACTTTGCGTAGCTGACTTTTGAACAAATCACCGTTTAAAAACCAGTTTATTTACAGAGCATAGCCAGAGGGTCGGGTGTAAATAGTTTATTTTAGAAGATCCATAACATTACAGTAGATTGATAGAAATTAAAAAATATTAGTGCAATAGCAGTTCTTAAGTAAGCCGCTTCTGAATATTTATATCTTAGACAGCTAATAAAACCATTCACCCAACTGTCACAAATAAATAACACTCCAGACTTCTAAGCTCAGTATTCTCTAATGCAGCGCATTATATAATACTAATTCTATGGAGTTTGAAAATGAGCACCTCATTATCATTGGAAGGTAAGCGTGGCATCGTATTGGGTATTGCAAACCGCCACTCAATTGCATACGGAATTGCAGAGGTATTAAGTGAGCAGGGTGCTGAGCTCTGCATTACTTATCTTAATGAAAAATCAAAACCGTTCGTTGCCTCTTTAGCTGAAAAGCTAACCACCAAACTGTTTCTCCCCTGTGATGTGAGTAAACCCGACGAGTTAGAGTAAGCGGTCATTCCACCACGTCATTGACCGTTTTATAAATCACTGATCGCATTGGTTCATCTGCAAATTTCTCTTTCCAAACTCTCGGTGTCAACTCTTCAACTTTACTGGCAGGATGACAGCTCACACGTTGCAGTACATCGGTTAAATACGTGTGTGGATTGATATCATGTAATTTACAGGTGCTGATTAAACTTTGAATTAGGCCAACATGCTCGGCACCCAATTCGGTCCAACAAAACATCCAATTTTTCTTTCCTAAAGGGATGGGCCGAATTTCTCTTTCCAAGTGATTGGTGTCCATCGGCACGTCTGGATCCGCTAAGAAAACACGCAGTTCCGTTTCTCGTGCTTGTAGATAATTAATGGCTTTGGTTAATGGGTGTTTGGGGGTTAAATCATGGCGTTGGCATTGTTCATCTAGCCAAGAAAATACCTCGTCTACTAATGGTTTACTATTTTCTAAACGATACTGACGCTTTTTATCTCCGCTTAATTTTGTTTCGACTATGCGTTTTTCAAACTGATACAGTTGGCCGATTATTTCGAGTACGACCGCTACTTCCTGCGGACTACTTTCTTCTGCATTTACCAAATAACGGCGACTGTGCACCCAGCATTGCGCGTGAATAATACCGTCGGTTTTTTCAGCGTAACGGGCATAGGCGGCGTAGCCGTCAGTCACTAACGTGCCGCTGAATTTATGGTTGAGCGTATCAATAATATGCTGCTGACCTCGGCTTTCACTAAAGGTAAATACCACCTCATGATCTTCACCATAAACGGGCCAAAAGTAAGCCTGTTTCATTTTCCCTTGGTGTTTTCTACCCGCTTTAATGGGCGTTTCATCCATGGCCAATACTTTACTTTTTAAAACGTGATTCAACATGGCTTGCACGATGGGGCGCAATAACTCAATGCTGCGTTTAACCCAATTGGTCAGACTGGAGCGGGCTACAGTGATGCCGGCATGGGTGAGTTTTTGATGCTGACGATGCAGTGGATTATGATATAAAAATTTATCAATAAGTAAACCGACCAGTAAACTCACGTCCGCTATGCTGCTATCCAGAACCTGATCCGGCATGCGGGTGGTACGAACATCACCACTGTCAATTTTTTTAATCACAGGCAGATGATATTCAAGCACGACATAGCTGGCAGGTAACTTAGCCAGTTTACGTGTGATTTTAATATCGATTATTTTATATTGATCTGCGTCAGAACCGATCAGCTCGGGCGGGGTAATGTTAATTACTTCGACAGGGACTTCGTCACTGAAACGCAAACCCGTATCGGTAGTGCAATCATCAGGACGATTCTTCTTGGCTTTACCCCGTTCATATTCCGCCACTTTTTTTATGGCAGGTTTTTCAGGCTCAGTGATAACAGGAACGCCGAGAAGATTACCCTGGAGAGGATTTTCAACTATGCGCTTCTCAGATTTCTGCCCAAACATTTGATTTTCAAACCACGCCACACGATTTTTAAGAGACTGATTTTCTTCTTTTAATCGAGTATTTTCATCCACCAATACGCCTGCTTTTTGCTCGTTGGCAACAGACGTATCGATTGTATTTTTATTGGTGGAGTGCGTTTGTTTCATGGTTAATATTATACCATGATGAATTTTTATTGGGGTGTTTGTAGCGCTTGTATTGGCGTATTTCTTTAACCTTAATACCCTCTAATAATAATTTGAGTTGCAGCCAATCTAGTGGCTGCTTGTTGGAAGTATTTTCGTCGTAATTAAACTGTCCTTGCTCAAGGCGCTTAAACCAGATGCAAAATCCAGAACCATCAAAATACAATATTTTGATATGGGTCTTACGACGATTTATAAATACAAACATGGCACCACTGGTGGGGCTGTCTTTTAACTTGGACGCCACCAATGTACATAAGCCGTTAAAAGATTTACGCATGTCGGTGGGTTGTGGGTACAACCAAATCTGTACATTGGGCTCAGGTAAGAACATCAGGTTTGATTCAATATAAGCTCAACACCGTTACCCAGCTTTAAGGTGATATTCCAGTGGGTACTTTCATTCATCAGCGAACTCACATCAATAAATGAGGCCGGTTGATCACTTTTAAACGCTTGGTCGATATTTTTGGTGGCTAGCCTTTGTCGCCATTTGCTAAAACTGGCGTATGAGATATTTTGTTGTTTGCAAAATTTGGGGGCTGATAATCCGGATTCCAAGAAATTCGTAACGCTAGCGGTCCATTGCTCTGGGGTTCTGCGGGGTGATTTGGCGGTGCGATCTAGTGTTGTCATTTTAACCTCAATCTGATGAATGCTGAGGGGCTAGAATAACGCGCGAGAATAGGCGTTAAAAGACGTCGTGGAATGACCGCTTACGAGTTAGAAGCTGTTTTCGCTGAAGCCAAAAATCAGTGGGGTACGATTGATTTCGTTATTCATTCCATCGCGTGGTCTCCATTAGATGAATTGCACGGTCGCTTGGTTGATTCGTCGTTGGCAGGGTTTTCGCTGGCGATGGATATCTCATGCCATTCGTTTATTCGCACTGCGCGCCTAGCCGAAGCGCAAATGAAAGATAATGGCGGTACGCTGATTACGATGACTTATTACGGCTCAGAAAAGGTGGTGAATCATTACGGCATAATGGGGCCGATAAAAGCGGCTTTAGAAAGCTCAGTCCGTTATATGGCATCTGAGTTGGGGGCAAGTGGAATTCGAGTGCATGCAGTGTCTCCTGGCCCTATGCCGACCCGTGCAGGTTCTGGTATCACTGATTTTGATGGCCTGATGGATGATGCTGTCACGCGCTCACCTTTACATCGTTTGGGCAAGCCAGAGGATGTTGGGCGGTTAGCCGCATTTTTGATTAGTGATTGGGCTGCAAGTCAGACGGGTAGCCAGATGTTTGTTGATGCTGGGCATCATATTATGGCGTAGGGGGAGTACATGTCGATACAATCGACGCAAATTCAGTTGGGGTTCTTGGTTTTATTAGGCTTACCGTTTTGGTAGTGATATTCGGACATATTCATTAAGTAATACTCAATGGATATGTCTTTAGATCTCGATTATTTGGATTTATCAGAGGCAGAAGCTAATATTTTAGCTATGGAGTCTCTATCCATAGGATTATTACCTACATTGAGTTTCTGTAAAAGTTCTAGAGGCGTCAACCCATAATTTTTATCGATTTGAGTTGCACTCGCGCCTTTATCTAATAAATACTCAACAAGTTTAAGGTCATTCAACACTACTGCAGCATGCAAAGGTGACAGGCCATCAACACTATTTAAAGCATCGATCGATATACCCTTAGACAAAAAATACTCTAAATAATTATATCGTTTATTTTCATTTTTAATTCCAAATAAAAATGCCAGTCCAGAGCCAGTCTCTAAGAACTGAATATCATTATCTGTAGCTCGATAATTCAGTAAATACAGCTCACATACCCCGTCAGGTATATAATGAGTTTCATTATTGCTACTACATATAATGATATCCTCTATATTGCTTTCAGACAGCGAATACAGAGCTATCGTGCAATATGCAATAACACATGACAATGGTACTAAAATATAGAATATTTTTTTCACGTTAACCCCAGATAATTGCTCTGTCAGAATCATTGAATGCAAGGACTCCAAAATAATTTTCATCTAATTTTGCAATGCCATTAACATGCAGAATTAATACTCGCCCAAATGACCATTCAAGTTGCTGACGTACCCTGTCATAAATCTTTATAGACATTAAATCTTGAGAACTTGTGTGTTTAAACCAATGTTTTGAAGATTTCTTACCAAACTTTGTCAATACTTTCTTCACTCCAGTTCGAGGATTTGTTACAGCTCGAAATAGAGCGTCTATAAAACCAAAAGCATAAGAGGCGTCTACAGCCTCCAGGAGTAATCCTTGCGCAAATTCTCGCACAGAGTCCGTTATATTTAATGAATCAATATTACTATGCTGCTTTTTGAAAATAAACTTAAGAATAACTACCGTTTCTTCTTTGTTAAGAATAAGTTCACTTTTATCGAATTTTCTAAGTTGTACACGCTTACTCATATTAATTTCCTTTTAGTTTACGCAAAGTGTATTTTAAAGTATCAATCCCTAGCACCTAGTACGTACAACATTAAATGTATAATAATGCATATCATTTGATAGTGGCGACAGATTTTACAGCAGTAGTTGGGGGATGACACTCATGCCATAGTATGGCATCAGCTCAATTACATAATTCTATTCGCTATGGTGAAATTTCAGTTAATAATCATTAGCAAGGCTATTTTATTGAGCAATTCTAATTATTGTTAACGCTAATAACTGATAAATGAGCATATTCAGTGATCACTTTACGGTCTATAACATCCGCAGGGCAAGTTTTGTTAGATTAGTAGTAAGCACAGCCCACGAAGTGATGTTGAATCATCTAAGTACTTTAGCCGCGTGATTACTGGCCAGGGAATGCATTATCTGAAGGTTCAGCACTTAAGAGCGATAAGAAAATTACAGCTAAGGAAAAATAATGAAATATATTTTATTACTGTTAATTCTGATCGTTAACGTTCGTTGTCTTGCTAAAAATGACGAATAAATAATCAGTCGCTTTGAGATACAAATCGGTGAAAATTATCAAGCAGATCAGCAGCTTGGAAGAACCTTGATGAAGACTGTATTAGAGTCGCAAAAAGCATGGGATAGTTATAGGTGCACAAAATAGAGGAACACTGAAAGTAGAGATGTTTGAGGGGGCTGATACATTGGCTGCTCAAGAGCATTTTGGTGAAGCAAAAAAAACATGGTATAAATCTGACTTTGATACTGAAATGCAGCTGGTAAAATTCAAAGGAGCTGAACTATCATTGGAGCATGAAAGTAAGCTTATATCTTTAGTTGATGCCTACTTAATCAATCAGTCCTTAGATCCAATCAGCTATCCAACTGCTGGGGCTGGGTATAATAGTAATAGTTGGGCCC
Protein-coding sequences here:
- the lnt gene encoding Apolipoprotein N-acyltransferase, which gives rise to MLIENNSNIVKSSQELTLKNGEQVEALELINGQILILAHNNLSLYKDLMSIEDPLANGLLHSAELTAAYYLKQEEGRFMKMTRSGLVGLFDDKVILITPNDIQLFPNRASALRNQDEIVVFNLG
- the mfd gene encoding Transcription-repair-coupling factor, which encodes MSKPSIASPLFPAIPTKAGDRRFWGALNNSNQALAIASAAQQYLGLTLVITKDTLTAQRLEEEIAFFAEDLPVLHLPDWEILPYDTFSPHQDIISQRLYTFSQLPLIEHGLLIVPISTLLHKTAPKEFLQANSLIIDLGQKLNVETLRLQLENAGYSCVDNVYEHGEFALRGAIFDIFPMGEDKPFRIELFDDEVETLRTFDPDTQRTADKIDQIRVLPANEYPLHKEGQRNFRQNWYEFFETDPKLSSLYTDVSQGIAPAGIEYYLPLFFGELSNLFDFLPKSTLIIHDSEVEAAAKQFRDDVQLRYEDRRHDIRRPLVAPKHLFLNPEELFSAFNQFPRVQWYGEEAPDRAGSEQFNTFDIGDISINAQAEEPLTLLKAFLDHTLISDSTRILFCTESAGRREAVRELLQRIHIRPAETASWSDFITAKDTIGITIAPLDKGLVISNDNGIAELIVISENQLFGQRIMQRRRRSKSKGQAENIIRDLTELKEGSPVVHLDHGIGRYLGLKTLEIDNQVNEFLMLAYAGESKLYVPVSSLHLISRYGGDSEGGPALNKLGTEKWAVAKRKAQEKIRDTAAELLDIYARREARVGFKFEKPDQDYERFAAAFPFEETPDQQTAIEAVISDMTSRKPMDRLVCGDVGFGKTEVAMRAAFMAVQSGKQVAILVPTTLLAQQHYENFKDRFADWPVQIEVLSRFKSAKETQVALDKMREGKADIVIGTHKLLQKDIVFHELGLLMIDEEHRFGVQQKERIKALRSEVDILTLTATPIPRTLNMAMASVRDLSIIATPPAKRLSVKTFVRQYDKPTVKEALLREILRGGQVYYLHNEVKSIEKAAREISELIPEARVSIAHGQMTERELESVMKDFYHKRSNVLVCTTIIETGIDIPSANTIIIDRADKFGLAQLHQLRGRVGRSHHQAYAYLLTPDGKKLSKDAGKRLDAIQSSQDLGAGFMLASHDLEIRGAGELLGEEQSGHIQGIGFSLYMEMLEQAVKSIQSGKNPNAEIPLHQGAEVNLHVPSLIPDDYLPDVNSRLTLYKRISNAQNDNDLRELQVEMIDRFGLLPEQVKNLFKVTSLKLQLTPLGIQKLDAGPESGRIEFGRETNIDPFRLIQIVQTRPATYKLEGGQALKFIENMPEIDQRLAVIERLLLDLQKDPNA
- a CDS encoding Aspartate carbamoyltransferase, fragment, encoding MRAGLKRAFSSGEAGNREAVAQLLQITAGLAALAAMVSLLIGRALFYILVIPTTMPQVGIAPACHHH
- the fab gene encoding Enoyl-(Acyl-carrier-protein) reductase gives rise to the protein MSTSLSLEGKRGIVLGIANRHSIAYGIAEVLSEQGAELCITYLNEKSKPFVASLAEKLTTKLFLPCDVSKPDELE
- a CDS encoding Transposase, IS66 family, with the protein product MDENTRLKEENQSLKNRVAWFENQMFGQKSEKRIVENPLQGNLLGVPVITEPEKPAIKKVAEYERGKAKKNRPDDCTTDTGLRFSDEVPVEVINITPPELIGSDADQYKIIDIKITRKLAKLPASYVVLEYHLPVIKKIDSGDVRTTRMPDQVLDSSIADVSLLVGLLIDKFLYHNPLHRQHQKLTHAGITVARSSLTNWVKRSIELLRPIVQAMLNHVLKSKVLAMDETPIKAGRKHQGKMKQAYFWPVYGEDHEVVFTFSESRGQQHIIDTLNHKFSGTLVTDGYAAYARYAEKTDGIIHAQCWVHSRRYLVNAEESSPQEVAVVLEIIGQLYQFEKRIVETKLSGDKKRQYRLENSKPLVDEVFSWLDEQCQRHDLTPKHPLTKAINYLQARETELRVFLADPDVPMDTNHLEREIRPIPLGKKNWMFCWTELGAEHVGLIQSLISTCKLHDINPHTYLTDVLQRVSCHPASKVEELTPRVWKEKFADEPMRSVIYKTVNDVVE
- a CDS encoding Transposase, IS66 Orf2-like; amino-acid sequence: MFLPEPNVQIWLYPQPTDMRKSFNGLCTLVASKLKDSPTSGAMFVFINRRKTHIKILYFDGSGFCIWFKRLEQGQFNYDENTSNKQPLDWLQLKLLLEGIKVKEIRQYKRYKHPNKNSSWYNINHETNALHQ
- a CDS encoding Enoyl-[acyl-carrier-protein] reductase (NADH) codes for the protein MTAYELEAVFAEAKNQWGTIDFVIHSIAWSPLDELHGRLVDSSLAGFSLAMDISCHSFIRTARLAEAQMKDNGGTLITMTYYGSEKVVNHYGIMGPIKAALESSVRYMASELGASGIRVHAVSPGPMPTRAGSGITDFDGLMDDAVTRSPLHRLGKPEDVGRLAAFLISDWAASQTGSQMFVDAGHHIMA